One window of the Rhodococcus sovatensis genome contains the following:
- a CDS encoding SDR family NAD(P)-dependent oxidoreductase, translated as MEISGTAALVTGGASGLGAATAKRLADAGVTVFGLDLAQSIERAGDNVPDGVTLIPADVTSEEEVEAALDKITESGVPLRIVVNCAGVGWAGRILSKKGPHDLELFRTVITINLLGTFNVMRLAANRMQSLSTVDDAGQRGVIVNTASVAAFEGQIGQIAYTASKGGVHAMTITAARDLAQVGIRVNTIAPGIVDTPMLAGVTEEYRKGLEASVPFPSRLAQPTEYAQLVQMIAEHDYLNGETIRMDGAIRMAPR; from the coding sequence GTGGAAATTTCGGGAACAGCAGCATTGGTCACCGGAGGGGCGTCAGGCCTCGGAGCGGCGACGGCCAAGCGCCTCGCCGACGCCGGGGTCACGGTATTCGGCCTCGACCTGGCCCAGTCGATCGAACGGGCAGGTGACAACGTTCCCGACGGCGTGACCCTGATTCCAGCCGATGTGACCAGCGAAGAAGAGGTCGAGGCCGCGCTCGACAAGATCACCGAGTCGGGTGTCCCGCTGCGCATCGTCGTCAACTGCGCCGGCGTCGGCTGGGCGGGACGAATCCTGTCGAAGAAGGGCCCGCACGACCTGGAGCTCTTCCGCACAGTCATCACGATCAACCTGCTGGGCACGTTCAACGTCATGCGCCTGGCCGCGAACCGCATGCAGTCGTTGTCGACGGTCGACGACGCTGGCCAGCGAGGCGTCATCGTCAACACCGCGTCGGTCGCAGCGTTCGAAGGGCAGATCGGCCAGATCGCCTACACCGCGTCGAAGGGTGGCGTCCACGCGATGACCATCACCGCTGCTCGCGATCTCGCCCAGGTCGGCATCCGCGTCAACACGATCGCCCCCGGCATCGTCGACACTCCTATGCTCGCGGGCGTCACCGAGGAGTACCGCAAGGGCCTCGAAGCCAGTGTGCCGTTCCCGTCACGCCTGGCTCAGCCGACCGAGTACGCCCAGCTGGTCCAGATGATCGCCGAACACGACTACCTCAACGGTGAGACGATCCGGATGGACGGCGCGATCCGGATGGCGCCGCGGTAG
- a CDS encoding TM0106 family RecB-like putative nuclease, which translates to MNSQPVAARVSSGREPSVLIDAGSLTRCRHRLYLDTAYSALQRREPENPGVRQRREAAQAHREAIRALFAAELDGWVEIDATDARTASERTLAACRRGEPWIWNAVLPAERDTGRRGRSELLMRAPSGTGYIPIIVVNHKVTDPGRGAVTSPLTDWAPGVDETRKVRSQLRDQLRLAHLHRMLDFEGLASENAVGGAVGYRAECILVHDLNAVLGEYDSRFADRLAIARGETYTVPSQVSECRSCSWWTDCKPQLAATRDVSLVASGMRAEVLRESGVSTIDELARWTGPEPDNWPFGSFDDAVAAATAWRADVPLLRRTDNVVVHRADVEVDVDMESYQEHGAYLWGTLLTEVGGPPPVYRGFVTWDPLPTDDEGRSFAEFWGWLMGKRADAAARGKTFAAYCYSRQAEDKWLLDSARRFGDVPGVPTEAEIREFIDSEQWVDIYQTVSDQFICPNGKGLKKIAPIAGFQWRDDEAGGEASMGWYRDAVGYDAEPDLSQRERLLVYNEDDVQATKVLREWMSDRAEVEIPTLESLRVG; encoded by the coding sequence GTGAACAGCCAGCCCGTCGCGGCGCGAGTGTCGTCTGGGAGAGAGCCGTCGGTACTCATCGACGCCGGATCTCTCACCCGATGCAGACACCGGCTGTACCTGGACACCGCGTACTCCGCATTGCAGCGCCGCGAGCCGGAGAACCCGGGAGTTCGGCAGCGCCGCGAGGCCGCGCAGGCGCACCGCGAGGCCATTCGTGCGTTGTTCGCGGCTGAGCTCGACGGGTGGGTCGAGATCGACGCCACGGACGCCAGGACGGCCTCCGAGCGCACGCTCGCCGCGTGCAGGCGCGGAGAGCCGTGGATCTGGAACGCCGTGTTGCCCGCCGAGCGTGACACTGGGCGTCGTGGGCGCAGCGAGCTGCTGATGAGAGCGCCGTCGGGCACTGGCTACATCCCCATCATCGTCGTCAATCACAAGGTCACCGATCCGGGCCGAGGAGCGGTGACGTCGCCGTTGACAGACTGGGCGCCGGGCGTCGACGAGACGCGCAAAGTTCGCAGTCAGCTTCGGGACCAACTGCGTCTCGCCCACCTTCATCGCATGCTCGATTTCGAGGGCTTGGCGTCCGAGAACGCGGTCGGAGGGGCGGTCGGGTATCGCGCCGAGTGCATTCTCGTGCACGATCTGAATGCGGTCCTCGGGGAGTACGACTCCCGTTTCGCCGACCGACTCGCCATCGCTCGCGGTGAGACCTACACCGTTCCATCCCAGGTGAGCGAATGCCGTTCGTGTTCGTGGTGGACCGACTGCAAGCCTCAGCTCGCAGCCACCCGCGATGTATCGCTCGTGGCGTCGGGAATGCGAGCCGAGGTGTTGCGGGAGAGCGGCGTATCCACCATCGACGAGCTCGCGAGGTGGACCGGCCCCGAACCGGACAACTGGCCGTTCGGCAGTTTCGACGACGCCGTGGCGGCAGCGACAGCGTGGCGAGCCGATGTCCCGCTGCTGCGTCGAACCGACAACGTCGTCGTGCACAGGGCCGACGTCGAGGTAGACGTGGACATGGAGAGTTACCAGGAACACGGTGCCTACCTGTGGGGCACGCTGCTCACCGAGGTAGGCGGCCCACCACCGGTGTATCGCGGGTTCGTCACGTGGGATCCGCTGCCTACCGACGACGAGGGCCGCTCCTTCGCCGAATTCTGGGGCTGGTTGATGGGGAAGCGGGCCGATGCCGCCGCACGCGGTAAAACCTTTGCGGCATACTGCTATTCGCGTCAAGCGGAGGACAAGTGGCTCCTCGACTCGGCCCGACGGTTCGGCGACGTTCCCGGCGTCCCGACCGAAGCGGAGATTCGCGAGTTCATCGACAGCGAGCAGTGGGTGGACATCTACCAGACCGTCAGCGATCAGTTCATCTGCCCGAACGGTAAGGGGCTCAAGAAGATTGCGCCGATCGCCGGCTTCCAGTGGCGAGACGACGAAGCCGGTGGCGAAGCATCGATGGGGTGGTACCGCGACGCGGTCGGCTACGACGCAGAGCCCGACCTCTCCCAGCGTGAGCGGCTTCTGGTCTACAACGAGGACGACGTCCAGGCCACCAAGGTGCTGCGAGAGTGGATGAGTGATCGCGCCGAGGTCGAGATCCCGACGCTCGAGTCACTGCGCGTCGGGTAG
- a CDS encoding DUF6474 family protein — MGLFRKRKGRATRRAEAKALKHKATLEAKLGAKNERKQLKSIAKAQNKLSTIEAKSQKNVEKAQIATLKAQQKAATQGSINAAQVRKYISIARVLIPVLTPIVYRGAAVLRNKLDERKAGRLGINPAELGEYSGYGAKLSARIASSEKSLAQVAAAGSDAETGKFADAISQRLTDLGTAVRTSEQMPPARRKAAHHAISAELDGIEADLLARLGVR; from the coding sequence ATGGGGTTGTTCCGCAAGCGCAAAGGACGTGCCACTCGGAGGGCCGAGGCAAAGGCACTCAAGCACAAGGCGACGCTGGAGGCGAAGCTCGGTGCGAAGAACGAGCGCAAGCAGCTGAAGTCCATCGCAAAAGCACAGAACAAGCTGAGCACGATCGAGGCGAAGTCGCAGAAGAACGTCGAGAAGGCACAGATCGCCACCCTCAAGGCGCAGCAGAAGGCCGCCACGCAGGGATCGATCAACGCAGCCCAGGTTCGTAAGTACATCTCCATCGCGCGTGTCCTGATCCCGGTACTGACTCCCATCGTCTACCGCGGTGCGGCAGTGCTGCGTAACAAGCTCGACGAGCGCAAAGCCGGCAGGCTCGGCATCAACCCAGCCGAACTCGGCGAGTACAGCGGCTACGGCGCCAAGCTGTCCGCGCGCATCGCCAGTTCCGAGAAGTCTCTCGCGCAGGTCGCTGCCGCCGGCTCCGACGCCGAGACCGGCAAGTTCGCCGACGCCATCTCGCAGCGTCTCACCGACCTCGGGACCGCGGTGCGTACGTCCGAGCAGATGCCGCCGGCTCGTCGCAAAGCAGCTCACCACGCCATCTCCGCAGAGCTCGACGGCATCGAGGCCGATCTGCTGGCTCGTCTCGGCGTCCGCTGA
- a CDS encoding YcnI family protein, which produces MNSFVRRASFIAGTTSLALVFGAGAASAHVSVYAPGAEQGGYSVLAFRVPTESDTAATSSVKVELPGLNSARTQPIPGWTSTVDKNAEGLATAVTWTATPGAEVLPGQFQQFLLSAGPLPEQESVSFPATQTYNDGEVVEWNEEPAADGSEPEHPAPLLTLTAASAEAHGHGAATVTAEAEAPSVAESDNTARWMAGVALVLGALGAALGIGAAVRGRRS; this is translated from the coding sequence ATGAACAGCTTCGTTCGTCGTGCCTCCTTCATCGCCGGCACCACATCATTGGCGCTCGTTTTCGGCGCCGGCGCCGCATCGGCACACGTGTCGGTGTACGCACCCGGCGCCGAGCAGGGCGGCTACAGCGTCCTTGCCTTCCGCGTTCCGACCGAATCCGACACCGCGGCGACGTCCTCGGTCAAGGTCGAACTCCCCGGGCTCAATTCGGCCCGCACGCAGCCGATTCCGGGATGGACCTCGACCGTCGACAAGAACGCCGAGGGCCTCGCCACCGCAGTGACCTGGACTGCAACACCAGGAGCGGAGGTGCTGCCCGGGCAGTTCCAGCAGTTCCTTCTCTCGGCTGGACCACTGCCCGAGCAGGAATCGGTGAGCTTCCCCGCAACCCAGACCTACAACGACGGCGAAGTCGTCGAATGGAACGAGGAGCCTGCCGCCGACGGCAGCGAGCCCGAGCATCCGGCCCCGCTGCTGACCCTGACCGCGGCCAGCGCCGAGGCCCACGGCCACGGAGCAGCCACCGTCACCGCTGAAGCCGAGGCACCGAGCGTCGCAGAATCCGACAACACGGCCCGCTGGATGGCCGGTGTCGCACTGGTTCTCGGCGCACTCGGCGCGGCACTGGGTATCGGCGCAGCCGTTCGAGGCCGGCGCTCATGA
- a CDS encoding copper resistance CopC family protein: MRRATSLRAVLVAVLAASALLIGAPMASAHSVVTGSDPADGSQLETGPTQVSVSFNEVPQSQFATLNVVGPDGNLWSKGDPRIEGQSIVVDVGELGPAGDYTIAYRVTSADGHPISGTLGFTLTTAGSGSPGAPADASAATDSEDGGGIPLWPFLVAGGLVFGGGLAFALRKPKEQ, from the coding sequence ATGAGGCGAGCCACCTCCCTGAGGGCCGTACTGGTCGCAGTTCTTGCCGCATCGGCGCTTCTGATCGGAGCGCCGATGGCGTCGGCGCATTCCGTTGTCACCGGATCGGATCCAGCCGATGGATCTCAGCTCGAAACAGGGCCGACGCAGGTGTCGGTCTCGTTCAACGAGGTACCTCAGTCGCAGTTCGCCACACTCAACGTCGTCGGCCCCGACGGCAATCTGTGGTCGAAAGGTGACCCTCGGATCGAAGGTCAGAGCATCGTCGTCGACGTCGGGGAACTCGGACCCGCGGGCGACTACACCATCGCCTACCGCGTGACGTCGGCTGACGGACATCCCATCAGCGGCACACTCGGATTCACGTTGACCACAGCGGGATCCGGCTCTCCGGGAGCACCGGCCGACGCGTCGGCCGCGACCGACTCGGAGGACGGTGGCGGCATTCCTCTGTGGCCGTTCCTCGTTGCAGGCGGACTCGTCTTCGGCGGCGGCCTGGCCTTCGCGTTGCGTAAGCCGAAGGAGCAGTAG
- a CDS encoding CopD family protein, with the protein MLRRWWVLTAGVTGIAGVGVAWLLARPEGPDPSSLLRVIADCLGATALGLGLLRTDLFPARSRPPVWRSAASVAGAWTAVEAALLVVSAAESFGAGIDRLSMSSFGTYLTEITVGQLGLVTMLCTAAACLYALWAYRTGSDASPIPVVVLAVVALVARPITGHMSQQLFGALFVSIHSVAAAVWLGVLAALALTVRNKGAWAAMLPVYSRLAWWSVWILAASGAVNAAVKVGGLFGLLDTGYGRIVLAKTVMLVILVLIARRLRATWLVSVAAHRTKADESIVRAAVDVCILTSVFGLAAALATTA; encoded by the coding sequence GTGCTTCGCCGGTGGTGGGTACTCACCGCCGGCGTGACGGGCATCGCCGGGGTCGGCGTGGCGTGGCTGCTCGCCCGCCCCGAAGGCCCCGATCCGTCGTCTCTGCTGCGTGTGATCGCGGACTGCCTCGGGGCAACGGCCCTGGGGCTCGGGCTGCTGCGAACCGACCTGTTTCCAGCGCGGAGCAGACCACCTGTCTGGCGCAGCGCGGCATCGGTCGCAGGTGCGTGGACGGCCGTCGAGGCCGCACTGCTCGTCGTGTCCGCTGCCGAATCGTTCGGCGCAGGCATCGATCGATTGTCGATGTCCTCGTTCGGCACATATCTGACCGAGATCACCGTCGGGCAGCTCGGTCTGGTGACCATGCTCTGCACCGCGGCAGCGTGCCTGTACGCGCTGTGGGCCTATCGAACCGGTTCCGACGCGTCGCCTATTCCGGTTGTCGTGCTGGCCGTCGTTGCCCTTGTGGCCCGCCCGATCACCGGGCACATGTCCCAGCAGCTGTTCGGCGCACTGTTCGTCTCCATCCACTCCGTTGCGGCCGCGGTCTGGCTCGGCGTACTCGCCGCACTGGCGCTGACCGTACGCAACAAGGGCGCATGGGCTGCGATGCTGCCGGTGTACTCCCGGCTTGCCTGGTGGTCGGTGTGGATCCTCGCAGCGAGCGGAGCCGTCAACGCGGCCGTGAAGGTCGGTGGTCTCTTCGGGCTGCTCGACACCGGCTACGGGCGGATCGTGCTCGCGAAGACCGTGATGCTCGTGATCCTTGTACTGATCGCCCGACGCCTACGCGCAACCTGGCTCGTCTCGGTGGCAGCGCATCGAACGAAGGCGGACGAGTCGATCGTTCGGGCGGCCGTGGATGTGTGCATACTCACGTCGGTGTTCGGACTCGCCGCGGCGCTGGCCACTACTGCCTGA
- a CDS encoding ABC transporter substrate-binding protein gives MNSFRRPVVGAVVSIAVIVGLSACSEPAEPATSGSSDDTGGTLTVYTSEPQAKIDALNAEFTAANPGIDVQVYRAGTGDLNARIASERETGTIGADVLLAADAPTFEGYKDENLLLQYTPADASALNPNVVDPDGYYVGTRIIPTVIAYNTQAVTQPPTSWQDLADPKYKSQITLPNPDVSGAAAFNTAVWLGEDALGEPWLEALAANEPVVAESNGPVGQSVAAGTQPIGIVVDYLVRELAEKGSPIALEYPTDGVPYISQPAGIFQDAANQDAAKKYVDFLVSKRGQEIAVQQQYLPVRGDVGTPIGAPALADLKLLNPDLAEISASQPDAVKRFNELVG, from the coding sequence GTGAACAGCTTCCGCCGCCCAGTCGTGGGCGCAGTCGTATCGATCGCCGTAATCGTCGGTCTGTCAGCATGTTCCGAGCCGGCGGAGCCTGCCACATCCGGTTCCAGCGACGACACAGGCGGCACGTTGACCGTATACACCTCCGAACCGCAGGCCAAGATCGATGCTCTCAACGCCGAGTTCACGGCCGCGAACCCCGGCATCGACGTTCAGGTCTACCGCGCGGGAACGGGAGATCTCAACGCGCGCATCGCATCGGAGCGTGAGACCGGCACGATCGGCGCCGACGTCCTGCTCGCCGCAGACGCGCCGACATTCGAGGGATACAAGGACGAGAACCTCCTGCTTCAGTACACCCCCGCGGATGCCTCGGCGTTGAATCCGAACGTCGTCGACCCCGACGGCTACTACGTCGGCACCCGCATCATCCCGACGGTCATCGCATACAACACCCAGGCAGTCACGCAGCCGCCGACGTCGTGGCAAGACCTTGCAGACCCGAAGTACAAGAGCCAGATCACCCTTCCGAATCCCGATGTTTCCGGTGCTGCCGCTTTCAACACCGCAGTGTGGCTCGGTGAAGACGCGCTCGGCGAGCCGTGGCTGGAGGCGCTCGCGGCCAACGAACCGGTGGTCGCCGAGAGCAACGGACCCGTCGGGCAGTCCGTTGCGGCAGGGACGCAACCGATCGGAATCGTCGTCGACTACCTCGTGCGTGAGCTGGCCGAGAAGGGATCGCCGATCGCGTTGGAGTACCCGACAGACGGCGTTCCGTACATCTCACAGCCTGCCGGGATCTTCCAGGACGCGGCCAACCAGGACGCCGCGAAGAAGTACGTCGATTTCCTGGTGAGCAAGCGCGGTCAGGAAATCGCCGTGCAGCAGCAATATCTCCCGGTGCGTGGCGACGTCGGAACTCCAATCGGTGCACCGGCTCTCGCCGATCTGAAACTGCTCAACCCTGATCTCGCCGAGATCAGCGCGTCCCAGCCCGACGCTGTGAAGAGGTTCAACGAGCTTGTCGGCTAG